From the genome of Hymenobacter cellulosilyticus, one region includes:
- a CDS encoding D-alanyl-D-alanine carboxypeptidase/D-alanyl-D-alanine-endopeptidase encodes MRVPAARGPGPKLSRRQRGRNRIAAGQRSPLAQQTTDRLRGVESAPRGLSITDAITGEAIYELNSAEYFQPASTMKLFSLYAGLHLLGDSLPSLCYVVRPDSLVFWGTGDPTLLHGDVPSRRAFTFLQNRPEKLFYTAIPSVEAFGPGWSWDDYNYYFSPERSPLPLYGNTVRFYARPGQPLRVAPRIFAALVEAAPPGASSPDHVRRPLLENHFVVYPSTRSWVDETPFRTGPDVVLRLLQDTLRRPVLALPWRPRHQDSIRTLPGLPVDSLYRRMLQVSDNFLAEQLLLMCSSRLGSDSLNTARAIRAVRQQFLADLPDAPRWVDGSGLSRLNLATARDLTALLVKLHREVSEPRLLSLLAAGGGHGTLRRGYHDARGTWFWGKTGTLTNVHNLSGYLRTRKGRLLAVSFMNNNHVAETGAVRREMERILAQVRERL; translated from the coding sequence GTGCGCGTACCTGCTGCCCGCGGCCCGGGCCCAAAGCTCAGCCGACGACAACGTGGCCGAAACCGCATTGCGGCGGGGCAAAGGTCCCCGCTGGCTCAACAAACTACTGACCGGCTCCGCGGTGTTGAGTCAGCACCACGTGGGCTCAGCATCACCGATGCCATTACGGGCGAGGCTATTTATGAGCTCAACAGCGCGGAGTATTTCCAGCCGGCCAGCACCATGAAGCTCTTTAGCCTCTACGCCGGCCTGCATCTGCTCGGCGACTCCCTGCCCAGCCTGTGCTACGTGGTGCGCCCCGATTCGCTTGTCTTCTGGGGCACCGGCGACCCGACCTTGCTGCACGGCGACGTGCCCAGCCGCCGCGCCTTCACGTTTCTGCAAAACCGGCCCGAAAAGCTGTTCTATACCGCCATTCCCAGCGTGGAAGCCTTCGGGCCGGGCTGGAGCTGGGACGACTACAACTACTACTTTTCCCCGGAGCGCAGCCCATTGCCGCTGTATGGCAACACTGTGCGCTTTTATGCCCGGCCCGGCCAGCCGCTGCGGGTAGCGCCCCGCATCTTCGCGGCCCTGGTGGAAGCCGCCCCGCCCGGCGCCAGCAGCCCCGACCATGTGCGGCGCCCCTTGCTCGAAAACCACTTCGTGGTGTATCCTTCCACCCGCAGCTGGGTGGATGAAACCCCTTTCCGCACCGGGCCCGACGTGGTGCTGCGGCTGCTGCAGGACACGCTGCGCCGCCCAGTGCTGGCCCTGCCGTGGCGCCCCCGGCACCAGGACAGTATCCGGACCCTGCCCGGCTTGCCCGTCGACTCACTGTACCGGCGCATGCTGCAGGTGAGCGACAATTTCCTGGCCGAGCAGCTACTACTCATGTGCTCCAGCCGGCTGGGTTCGGACTCGCTCAATACGGCCCGCGCCATCCGGGCCGTGCGCCAACAGTTTCTGGCCGACCTGCCCGATGCCCCGCGCTGGGTCGACGGCTCGGGCCTGTCGCGCCTGAACCTGGCCACTGCCCGCGACCTGACGGCCCTGCTGGTGAAGCTGCACCGGGAAGTGTCCGAGCCCCGCCTACTGAGCTTGCTAGCAGCCGGCGGCGGGCACGGCACCCTGCGCCGCGGCTACCACGACGCCCGCGGCACGTGGTTCTGGGGTAAAACCGGGACGCTCACCAACGTGCACAACCTCAGCGGTTACCTACGCACCCGTAAGGGCCGGCTGCTGGCCGTGAGCTTTATGAACAATAACCACGTGGCCGAAACCGGGGCCGTGCGCCGCGAGATGGAGCGGATTCTGGCCCAGGTTCGGGAGCGGCTCTAG
- the yidC gene encoding membrane protein insertase YidC: MEQAYTLFDDSYEVGYALRMPGVASTLAAEPLTFSFVDHVRQTEQDAKQNRNHSTINHYLASDDHGALVEASENPEEIKIGEPLKWAAHKHDFFIAGIIADNQFSNGQFNSKVDLEDSTYLKTMSSTLAIPVADVQANKATFRYYFGPNSLPILENVAPGFERNVYLGWGIFRWVNKGVILPVFHFLEQFIGSYGIIIALLVLLIKLVTWPLTYKTYVSQARMKVLKPEIDALKEKYGDDQTKIQSETMKLYSTFGVSPLAGCVPTLLTIPILLAMFQFFPNAIELRQEQFLWAKDLSSYDVFIKLPFYIKWYGDHVSLFTLLMTASTLLMTWQSNQVNTQMQGQMKVIGYVMPVIYMFVLNSFAAGLTWYYFVSNMVTFGQQFITRSFVDETKLRAQLEANKVKNKDKKPSGFQARLAEAMKAAQEREAQAKQGGSEPREPREPKGDKPRKPTRRS, translated from the coding sequence ATTGAGCAGGCCTATACCTTATTTGACGACTCCTACGAGGTGGGCTACGCCCTGCGCATGCCCGGCGTGGCCAGCACGCTGGCCGCCGAGCCGCTTACCTTCAGCTTCGTGGACCACGTGCGCCAGACCGAGCAGGATGCCAAGCAGAACCGTAACCACTCGACCATCAACCACTACCTGGCCTCCGACGACCACGGTGCTCTGGTTGAAGCTTCCGAGAACCCCGAGGAAATCAAAATTGGTGAGCCTCTGAAGTGGGCTGCCCACAAGCACGACTTCTTCATTGCCGGTATCATTGCCGATAACCAGTTCAGCAACGGGCAGTTCAACTCCAAAGTAGACCTGGAAGACTCGACTTACCTCAAAACGATGAGCTCTACGCTGGCTATTCCGGTAGCCGACGTGCAAGCCAACAAGGCGACTTTCCGCTACTACTTTGGGCCCAACTCCCTGCCGATTCTGGAAAACGTGGCCCCCGGCTTCGAGCGCAACGTGTACCTGGGCTGGGGCATTTTCCGCTGGGTGAATAAGGGCGTGATTCTGCCCGTGTTCCACTTCCTGGAGCAGTTTATCGGCTCCTACGGCATCATCATTGCCCTGCTCGTGCTGCTCATCAAGCTCGTGACCTGGCCTTTGACCTACAAAACCTACGTCTCACAGGCCCGCATGAAAGTGCTGAAGCCCGAAATCGACGCGCTCAAGGAAAAGTACGGCGACGACCAGACCAAGATTCAGAGCGAAACGATGAAGCTTTACTCCACTTTTGGGGTAAGCCCGCTGGCTGGCTGCGTACCTACGCTGCTCACCATACCGATCTTGCTGGCCATGTTCCAGTTTTTCCCCAACGCTATTGAGCTGCGCCAAGAACAGTTCCTCTGGGCCAAGGACCTGAGCAGCTACGACGTGTTCATCAAGCTGCCCTTCTACATCAAGTGGTACGGCGACCATGTCAGCCTCTTCACCCTGCTGATGACGGCCTCCACCCTGCTTATGACCTGGCAGAGCAACCAGGTCAACACCCAGATGCAGGGCCAGATGAAGGTTATTGGCTACGTAATGCCGGTTATCTACATGTTCGTGCTGAACAGCTTCGCCGCCGGTCTGACCTGGTACTACTTCGTATCGAACATGGTCACCTTCGGTCAGCAGTTTATCACCCGTAGCTTCGTGGATGAAACCAAGCTGCGCGCCCAGCTCGAAGCCAACAAGGTGAAGAACAAGGACAAGAAGCCCTCAGGTTTCCAAGCCCGCCTGGCCGAGGCCATGAAGGCCGCCCAGGAGCGCGAGGCCCAGGCCAAGCAGGGTGGCTCGGAACCCCGTGAACCCCGGGAGCCCAAAGGCGACAAGCCCCGCAAGCCCACGCGCCGCTCGTAG
- a CDS encoding DUF6438 domain-containing protein: MRLSFALLLAALLGAVSAPAQNLLADKNKAKTKTVSLSRQPVKTKVKVVTKKPVAAKKVEAVPVIVFKRTPCFGTCPHYEATIFSDGHVSYIGYRYVPLTGPHEMKIPLATVNKILDDARRLNFATYEERYSQGSTDLPATILSIRQANGQLKTVQAEEGTPPELETLLKFVGAEIEKVSGGTNAAADR, translated from the coding sequence ATGCGCCTCTCCTTTGCTTTGCTGCTTGCCGCCCTGCTAGGGGCTGTTAGCGCCCCCGCCCAGAACCTGCTCGCCGATAAGAATAAGGCCAAGACCAAAACCGTCTCGCTAAGCCGGCAGCCAGTCAAGACCAAGGTAAAGGTGGTAACCAAAAAGCCCGTGGCCGCCAAAAAAGTGGAGGCCGTGCCCGTCATTGTCTTCAAGCGGACCCCTTGCTTTGGTACCTGCCCGCACTATGAGGCCACCATTTTCTCCGACGGCCACGTGTCGTACATCGGCTACCGCTACGTGCCTCTGACCGGTCCCCACGAAATGAAAATTCCCCTGGCCACCGTCAACAAGATTCTCGACGATGCCCGCCGCCTCAACTTTGCCACCTACGAGGAACGCTACTCCCAGGGCTCAACCGACCTGCCCGCCACCATCCTGAGCATCCGGCAGGCCAACGGACAACTCAAAACCGTGCAGGCCGAGGAAGGAACCCCTCCCGAACTGGAAACCCTGCTCAAGTTTGTTGGAGCCGAAATCGAGAAGGTATCCGGAGGCACCAATGCCGCCGCGGATAGGTAG
- a CDS encoding TonB-dependent receptor plug domain-containing protein, which translates to MYYLDGIEVPVINHFATQGSTGGPAGILNVSFIEDVTLSSSAFEARYDNALSSVLQFRQRDGNPERVQGNVRLSGTEVAGTLEGPLAKNTTFLVSLRRSYLQLLFKALDLPIRPNYWDSQFKVTTKLSDKTTLTALGLGALDHFELAAPRNSSPDKEYLLRSTPTYDQWNYTTGLALRHLLPSGYLNVALSRTQLENKVDLFEGGTGKDEANRVLLTRSGETENKLRVDVNRTAGRWQYAYGASGQLIHYDNRFQQRLRREIRDEQGAVVAPGVTVSFASDLDFVRFGAFAQATRTLLPSGRLTLSAGVRTDGNSFTDDGRNLLRTLSPRVSAAYALTDKLNLNASVGRYYKIPPSTILGFRDNNGRLVNQGNRYIRSDHYVAGLELLPRPNTRFTLEGFYKRYSNYPVSVRDGISLANLGGDFAALGNEAVTSTGRGRTFGGEFFFQQKLTSKTFAVVSYTIFRSEFSGLDNQYRPSAWDSRHLVSGLLGRKLGRNWEVGLKYRFAAGSPYTPFNLEASRQNYLTIGTGILDYSQLNTQRLGSFQQVDFRLDKKYNFRRLTLDFYVDVQNVLLAKSPATPSYSFQRTDDNTAFITTDGQPLRPDGSNALPILIDNASALVTPTIGFIVEF; encoded by the coding sequence GTGTACTACCTCGACGGAATTGAGGTGCCGGTTATCAACCACTTTGCCACCCAGGGCAGCACTGGCGGCCCGGCCGGCATCCTGAACGTGTCGTTTATTGAGGACGTGACGCTGAGCAGTTCGGCCTTCGAGGCCCGCTACGACAATGCCCTGAGCAGCGTGCTGCAGTTTCGGCAGCGCGACGGTAACCCCGAGCGGGTGCAGGGCAACGTGCGCCTAAGCGGAACCGAGGTGGCCGGCACCCTAGAAGGCCCGCTGGCGAAGAATACCACCTTTCTGGTGTCACTGCGCCGCTCGTATCTGCAGCTATTGTTCAAGGCTTTGGACCTTCCCATCCGGCCCAATTACTGGGATTCGCAGTTTAAGGTAACCACCAAGCTTTCCGACAAAACCACGCTGACGGCCCTGGGGCTGGGCGCCCTAGACCATTTTGAGCTGGCGGCCCCGCGCAATTCCTCACCCGATAAGGAATATCTGCTGCGCTCCACACCCACCTACGACCAGTGGAACTACACCACCGGCCTAGCGTTGCGCCACCTGCTGCCCAGCGGCTACCTAAACGTGGCCCTGAGCCGCACCCAGCTGGAAAACAAGGTCGACCTGTTTGAGGGTGGCACTGGGAAAGACGAAGCCAACCGCGTATTGCTGACCCGCTCGGGCGAAACCGAAAACAAGCTGCGCGTGGACGTAAACCGCACCGCCGGCCGCTGGCAGTACGCCTACGGGGCCAGCGGGCAGCTGATTCACTACGACAACCGCTTTCAGCAGCGCTTACGCCGCGAAATACGGGATGAGCAGGGCGCAGTGGTGGCGCCGGGCGTCACGGTCAGCTTTGCCTCCGACCTGGATTTTGTGCGGTTCGGGGCATTTGCCCAGGCCACGCGCACCTTGCTGCCCTCGGGCCGCCTCACCCTCTCGGCCGGGGTGCGTACCGATGGCAACTCCTTTACCGACGACGGCCGCAACCTGCTGCGGACGTTGTCGCCGCGGGTTTCGGCGGCCTACGCCCTCACCGATAAGCTCAACCTGAATGCTTCGGTGGGGCGCTACTACAAGATTCCGCCTTCTACGATTCTGGGTTTTCGCGACAATAATGGCCGGCTGGTCAACCAGGGCAACCGCTACATTCGCTCCGACCACTATGTGGCCGGTCTGGAATTGTTGCCCCGGCCGAACACGCGCTTTACTCTCGAAGGCTTCTACAAGAGGTACAGCAACTACCCGGTGAGTGTGCGCGACGGAATATCCCTGGCCAACCTGGGCGGCGACTTCGCGGCTCTGGGCAACGAGGCCGTAACCAGCACCGGCCGGGGCCGGACTTTCGGCGGGGAGTTCTTTTTCCAGCAGAAGCTGACCAGCAAAACCTTTGCGGTGGTGTCCTACACCATTTTTCGCAGTGAGTTCAGCGGCCTCGACAACCAGTACCGGCCCTCGGCCTGGGACTCGCGCCACCTGGTATCGGGGCTGCTGGGGCGTAAGCTGGGGCGCAATTGGGAGGTCGGCCTCAAGTACCGCTTTGCCGCCGGCTCGCCCTACACGCCCTTCAATTTGGAGGCTTCGCGGCAGAACTACCTGACCATCGGCACCGGTATTCTCGACTATAGCCAGCTTAATACCCAGCGCCTGGGCTCTTTTCAGCAGGTTGACTTCCGCCTCGATAAGAAGTACAACTTCCGGCGCCTGACCCTGGACTTTTACGTCGACGTGCAGAACGTGCTGCTGGCCAAGTCGCCGGCCACCCCGAGCTACAGCTTCCAGCGCACCGACGACAACACGGCTTTCATCACCACCGACGGCCAGCCCCTGCGCCCCGACGGCAGCAACGCCCTGCCCATTCTCATCGACAACGCCAGCGCCCTGGTAACGCCCACCATCGGCTTCATCGTGGAGTTCTAG
- a CDS encoding carboxypeptidase-like regulatory domain-containing protein: MTYRYRLLLFFLFGLTFHLQAQTVGQISGTVRDRATQEVLPGVTVVLEGTDFGTATDEQGRYKLAGVPTGSYNLRASFVGYEALLRSNVSVTSGNANIINLELSAGPSS, translated from the coding sequence ATGACCTACCGCTACCGGCTGCTTTTGTTTTTTCTTTTCGGGCTTACGTTTCACCTGCAGGCTCAGACGGTGGGGCAAATCAGCGGGACAGTGCGCGACCGGGCCACCCAGGAAGTGCTGCCCGGCGTGACGGTGGTGCTGGAAGGCACCGACTTCGGCACGGCCACCGACGAGCAGGGCCGTTATAAGCTGGCCGGCGTGCCTACTGGCTCCTACAACCTGCGGGCTTCTTTTGTGGGCTACGAGGCCCTGCTGCGCTCCAACGTGAGCGTAACCAGCGGCAACGCCAACATTATCAATCTGGAGCTGAGCGCCGGGCCAAGCAGCTAG
- a CDS encoding ABC transporter substrate-binding protein, giving the protein MSYALNKPELIAYFLNNVGVPGHSGFVPSSLPSYSEQLVPGYTYQPQKARELLQAAGFGPQNPLKLRLGTVAERKEVCEYLQKKWAEVGVTVSIEVNQSAAQQEMVDNGRAAFFTKSWLGDYPDAENYLALFYSKNFAPAGPNKTHFKSPEYDRLYEQAIREQDVAKRYALYQQMDRIVVNESPVIPLYYDQVVRLTQNNIRGLTPNPMNQLVLERVRKE; this is encoded by the coding sequence TTGAGCTACGCCCTGAACAAGCCCGAGCTGATTGCCTACTTCCTCAACAACGTGGGCGTGCCGGGCCACTCAGGCTTCGTGCCGTCGTCCTTGCCTTCCTACAGTGAGCAGCTGGTGCCGGGCTACACGTATCAGCCCCAAAAGGCGCGGGAGCTGTTGCAGGCGGCGGGTTTTGGGCCCCAGAATCCGCTGAAGCTGCGCCTGGGTACGGTAGCTGAGCGCAAGGAGGTGTGCGAGTATCTGCAGAAGAAGTGGGCCGAGGTGGGCGTAACGGTGAGCATTGAGGTGAATCAGTCGGCGGCCCAGCAGGAAATGGTCGACAACGGCCGGGCGGCCTTTTTCACCAAAAGCTGGCTGGGTGACTACCCCGACGCGGAAAACTACCTGGCCTTGTTCTACAGCAAGAACTTTGCCCCGGCCGGACCCAACAAAACCCACTTCAAAAGCCCTGAGTACGACCGGCTGTACGAGCAGGCCATCCGGGAGCAGGATGTGGCTAAGCGCTACGCCCTATATCAGCAGATGGACCGGATTGTGGTGAACGAGTCGCCGGTGATTCCACTGTACTACGACCAGGTGGTGCGTCTGACCCAGAACAACATCCGCGGCCTGACACCCAACCCCATGAACCAGCTGGTGCTGGAGCGGGTGCGTAAGGAGTAG
- a CDS encoding ABC transporter substrate-binding protein has translation MNDSTLRIHLQEPFIPFLGILAMPYAYVVPREAVAKYGKDFREHPVGTGPFRFKEWDEGNAIIYHRNPTYWKKDEQGRQLPYVDAVQISFIQDRKTEFLTFMQGKLDFLSGIRAGSRDLIMHPDGTVREDFQGKFRLQKAPYLNTEYLGFQLDPTNLRGRRPAPPCATKGCGRP, from the coding sequence GTGAACGACTCTACGCTGCGCATCCACTTGCAGGAGCCATTTATTCCGTTTCTGGGCATTCTGGCCATGCCCTACGCCTACGTGGTGCCGCGCGAGGCCGTAGCCAAGTACGGCAAAGACTTCCGGGAGCATCCCGTGGGCACCGGGCCTTTCCGGTTTAAGGAGTGGGACGAGGGCAACGCCATTATCTACCACCGCAACCCCACCTACTGGAAAAAGGACGAGCAGGGCCGGCAGCTGCCCTACGTCGACGCGGTGCAGATCAGCTTTATTCAGGACCGTAAAACCGAGTTCCTGACCTTTATGCAGGGCAAGCTCGACTTTCTTTCGGGTATCCGGGCCGGCAGCCGGGACCTAATTATGCACCCCGACGGTACGGTGCGGGAAGACTTTCAGGGCAAGTTTCGGCTGCAGAAGGCTCCGTACCTGAACACCGAGTACCTGGGCTTCCAGCTCGACCCGACCAACCTGCGCGGGAGGCGGCCAGCCCCGCCCTGCGCGACAAAAGGGTGCGGCAGGCCTTGA
- a CDS encoding ABC transporter substrate-binding protein, translating into MLLSARRFAGYVVPLLTALASCGGPSQSTDARRVFRYNQPEALTSLDPAFSNKQANIWAVTQLYNGLVELDSTLQPVPSVARRYEISADGRHYTFHLRPNVRFHDAEVFAGGKGRAVVAQDFVYSFRRLLDATTASPGGWIFRGKVLENVAGSRRIPALWP; encoded by the coding sequence ATGCTGTTGTCTGCACGTCGTTTTGCCGGTTATGTTGTCCCGTTGCTCACGGCGTTAGCCAGCTGCGGCGGCCCCAGCCAAAGCACCGATGCGCGGCGCGTTTTCCGCTACAACCAGCCCGAGGCCCTGACTTCCCTGGACCCGGCGTTTTCCAACAAGCAAGCCAACATCTGGGCCGTAACCCAGCTCTACAACGGCCTCGTGGAGCTGGACTCAACCCTACAGCCGGTGCCCTCCGTGGCCCGGCGCTACGAAATATCGGCCGATGGCCGGCACTACACCTTCCACCTGCGGCCCAACGTGCGCTTTCACGATGCGGAGGTATTCGCGGGCGGCAAGGGCCGGGCCGTGGTAGCCCAGGACTTCGTCTACAGCTTCCGGCGGCTGCTCGACGCTACGACGGCCAGTCCCGGCGGCTGGATTTTCCGGGGCAAGGTGCTGGAAAACGTAGCCGGGAGCCGTCGGATACCTGCTTTGTGGCCGTGA
- a CDS encoding metal-dependent hydrolase, protein MNLTYYGHASFLLETGGSKILFDPFIRLNPLAKDIDVAAIQADYIFLSHGHGDHVADTVEIAQNTGAELLGMVELLSWFGEKGLKATYQMNLGGSIKLPFGTVKLVAAAHSSSLPDGSYAGLAAGFIIESEGKTLYFAGDTALTYDMKLIGERYKLDAALLPIGDHFTMGIDDALVAADWTGAGKIIGMHFDTFPPIAIDHAETQAKASAAGKELVLMKVGETITL, encoded by the coding sequence ATGAACCTGACGTACTACGGCCACGCAAGCTTTCTGCTCGAAACCGGTGGCAGCAAAATCCTCTTTGATCCTTTTATCCGGCTCAACCCCTTGGCCAAGGACATCGACGTAGCTGCCATTCAGGCCGACTACATCTTCCTCAGCCACGGGCACGGTGACCACGTCGCCGATACCGTCGAAATTGCCCAGAACACCGGCGCCGAGCTGCTGGGCATGGTGGAATTGCTCAGCTGGTTTGGCGAGAAAGGCCTCAAGGCGACCTACCAGATGAACCTGGGCGGCTCCATCAAGCTGCCCTTTGGCACGGTAAAGCTGGTAGCCGCGGCCCACAGCTCCTCCCTGCCCGATGGTTCCTACGCCGGCTTGGCGGCGGGCTTTATCATTGAGTCGGAAGGCAAGACGCTGTACTTCGCCGGCGACACGGCCCTGACCTACGATATGAAGCTCATCGGTGAGCGGTACAAGCTGGATGCGGCCCTGCTGCCCATCGGCGACCATTTCACCATGGGCATCGACGACGCGCTGGTAGCCGCCGACTGGACCGGCGCCGGCAAAATCATCGGCATGCACTTCGACACCTTCCCGCCCATTGCCATCGACCACGCCGAGACGCAGGCCAAAGCTTCGGCGGCCGGTAAAGAGCTGGTGCTGATGAAAGTCGGCGAAACCATTACCCTGTAA
- a CDS encoding LacI family DNA-binding transcriptional regulator produces the protein MHLNIYKNRRLGYIDALLEAGLPIDEELVFHCDMTQEDGVAGMQRMLQLKKRPDAIFSASDFSVVGALQELKRQGLRTPQDIALAGFSNETFTSMTEPMLTTVDQRCEQMGQAAVRLFLEMLEERSALFSPRRIVLQPDLLIRGSSLRAAKEVAVK, from the coding sequence TTGCACCTGAATATCTACAAGAACCGCCGCCTGGGCTACATCGACGCGTTGCTGGAGGCCGGCCTGCCCATAGACGAAGAGCTGGTTTTTCACTGCGACATGACCCAGGAAGACGGGGTAGCGGGCATGCAACGCATGTTGCAGCTCAAGAAGCGCCCCGACGCCATCTTTTCGGCCAGCGACTTTTCCGTCGTAGGGGCCTTGCAGGAGCTGAAGCGGCAGGGGCTGCGGACCCCGCAGGATATAGCGCTGGCCGGGTTCAGCAATGAGACGTTCACCTCCATGACCGAGCCCATGCTGACTACCGTCGACCAGCGCTGTGAGCAGATGGGGCAGGCGGCGGTGCGACTGTTTCTGGAGATGCTCGAAGAGCGCAGTGCCCTGTTTTCGCCCCGCCGCATCGTGCTGCAGCCCGACCTGCTGATTCGCGGCTCGTCGTTGCGGGCTGCTAAGGAAGTGGCGGTAAAGTAG
- a CDS encoding LacI family DNA-binding transcriptional regulator gives MARAKASISDLAKQLGVSVSTISRALSDHPTISAATKKKVWKLAQELHYQPNHMAAGLRKGRSNLLGVIVPHIDGHFFTMVVKGIETVATKAGFNVMICQSNEDVKHEQKNIESLLSAQVEGILVSLARNTLDFKHFDKVRKQEIPLVFFDRVLDGLDVSAVVIDDREGAYQSTKHLVAQGCRRIAHFGGLCT, from the coding sequence GTGGCCCGCGCAAAAGCTTCTATCTCAGATCTGGCGAAGCAGCTGGGCGTTTCGGTTTCTACTATTTCCCGGGCGCTCAGTGACCACCCTACCATTAGTGCGGCTACCAAGAAAAAGGTCTGGAAGCTGGCCCAGGAGCTACACTACCAGCCCAACCACATGGCCGCGGGCCTGCGCAAAGGCCGTAGCAACCTGCTCGGCGTGATTGTGCCGCACATCGATGGGCACTTCTTCACTATGGTAGTCAAAGGCATCGAAACCGTGGCCACCAAGGCGGGCTTCAACGTGATGATCTGCCAGTCGAATGAGGATGTGAAGCACGAGCAGAAAAACATTGAGTCTCTGCTCAGCGCCCAGGTGGAAGGTATTCTGGTGTCGTTGGCGCGCAACACGCTCGACTTCAAGCATTTCGACAAAGTGCGCAAGCAGGAAATTCCGCTGGTGTTTTTCGACCGGGTGCTCGACGGGCTCGATGTTAGCGCCGTGGTTATCGACGACCGGGAAGGGGCGTATCAATCAACCAAGCACCTGGTTGCCCAGGGCTGCCGCCGGATTGCGCATTTCGGGGGCCTTTGCACCTGA
- a CDS encoding family 43 glycosylhydrolase, with translation MRARHDWTVFEKNRLMPLYDNRTFAEWHTLEGPFVRKHGGKYYCFYSGANFLTPRYGVDYCVADSIMGPYADTGAEKGPRVLHAVAGHVRGPGHHSHVLSPDGKTEYLVYHAWDKAMKERQLCIDKLAWTAQGPRCQGPTYTPQPLP, from the coding sequence ATGCGGGCCCGGCACGACTGGACGGTGTTTGAGAAAAACAGGCTTATGCCGCTCTACGACAACCGCACGTTTGCCGAGTGGCACACGCTGGAAGGTCCTTTTGTGCGCAAGCACGGCGGCAAATACTATTGTTTCTACAGCGGGGCCAACTTCCTTACGCCCCGCTACGGAGTCGACTACTGCGTGGCCGATTCGATTATGGGACCTTATGCGGATACCGGCGCGGAGAAAGGGCCCCGAGTGCTGCACGCTGTAGCGGGCCACGTACGTGGCCCTGGTCACCATTCCCACGTGTTAAGCCCGGATGGCAAGACTGAATATCTCGTGTACCATGCCTGGGATAAAGCCATGAAGGAGCGGCAGCTTTGCATCGACAAGCTGGCCTGGACTGCCCAGGGGCCCCGCTGTCAGGGGCCTACGTATACGCCGCAACCGTTGCCTTAA
- a CDS encoding cellulase family glycosylhydrolase, translating into MKKLILFLTVLLACGSADAQKTKVRSNAPAINAAQTVGQRWTVEKAKAWYKAHSWISGANFTPSTAINQLEMWQADTFDPTTIDRELGFAEGIGFNTMRVFLHSLAWKQDPKGFKARMNTYLTLADKHHIQTMFVFFDDCWNKQAAIGAQPVPKPGIHNSGWLQDPGDPASRDSATFMTLKPYVQDVLSSFKHDKRILLWDLYNEPGNSGKLTSSLPLVRNVFAWARAVNPDQPLSVGLWAWDFQTLNTYQALHSDIITYHSYDDVASHQRLIELLETHGRPLICTEYMARPRNSRFATIMPMLKTQNVGAINWGLVDGKTNTKYQWETPIPDGSEPAEWFHEVFRRDGTPYRKEETELIRKLNGK; encoded by the coding sequence ATGAAGAAGCTTATACTGTTCCTTACCGTTTTACTGGCCTGCGGCAGTGCTGATGCCCAAAAGACTAAGGTAAGAAGTAACGCCCCAGCTATTAATGCTGCTCAGACCGTCGGACAGCGCTGGACGGTGGAAAAGGCAAAAGCCTGGTACAAAGCGCATAGCTGGATCAGTGGGGCCAACTTCACGCCCAGCACGGCCATCAATCAACTCGAAATGTGGCAGGCTGACACCTTCGACCCGACCACCATTGACCGGGAGCTGGGTTTTGCCGAAGGCATCGGATTCAACACGATGCGGGTTTTTCTGCACAGCCTAGCCTGGAAACAGGACCCCAAAGGGTTTAAGGCCCGGATGAATACGTACTTGACCCTGGCCGATAAGCACCACATCCAGACCATGTTCGTCTTTTTCGACGACTGCTGGAACAAGCAGGCAGCCATCGGGGCCCAGCCCGTGCCGAAACCCGGAATCCATAACTCCGGCTGGCTGCAGGATCCCGGCGACCCGGCTTCCCGAGACTCAGCAACTTTTATGACTCTGAAGCCTTACGTGCAGGACGTGCTTAGCAGCTTTAAGCACGACAAGCGAATCTTACTCTGGGACTTATACAACGAGCCCGGCAACTCGGGTAAGCTTACCTCCTCCCTGCCCCTGGTGCGCAACGTGTTTGCTTGGGCTCGGGCAGTAAACCCCGATCAGCCCCTGAGCGTGGGCTTGTGGGCCTGGGATTTTCAGACTCTTAACACCTACCAGGCGCTGCACTCGGATATCATCACCTACCATAGCTACGATGATGTAGCTAGCCACCAGCGCCTTATAGAGCTCTTGGAAACTCACGGCCGCCCCCTCATCTGCACCGAGTACATGGCACGGCCCCGCAACTCGCGCTTTGCTACCATCATGCCCATGCTAAAGACTCAGAACGTGGGAGCCATCAACTGGGGCCTGGTTGATGGCAAGACCAATACCAAGTACCAGTGGGAAACCCCGATACCCGATGGCAGTGAACCGGCTGAATGGTTTCACGAGGTGTTCCGGCGGGACGGCACCCCTTACCGCAAAGAGGAAACAGAGCTGATCCGCAAGCTGAATGGCAAATAA